In one window of Chryseobacterium sp. JV274 DNA:
- a CDS encoding SusC/RagA family TonB-linked outer membrane protein → MKKTLATFAVFLLPLYFSAQEINISGNVKSENGSSVSGVNITDKNTGKTATTDENGNFTISANPKDILEFFAPDFSVYTVEVSSKKQYSVVLKKPNEKQIEGVVITALGIAKKKEKIGYSTQEVGTKQFETITTPSIGNLFSGQVAGLSVSNPTGMQQAPQFTLRGNSNVVFVIDGVIVEKEVFQNLDPNNIENINVLKGATASALYGSRGRYGAVLITTKTAKKKGFSVEFSQNTMITAGFTNLPKTQTEYGNGSHGKYEFWDGADGGVNDGDMIWGPKFVPGLQIAQWNSPIRDKVTGQVIPWYGAVTGTQYDNKSRYERVPIDWKYHDNLSTFLKPAVINNNNFAISYRNNKDIYRFSGNFMNYDDRVPNSYLQKYGLNFSSENHLGDKLIFNTKFNFNQAFTPNVPNYDYNPSGHMYTILIWMGGDVDGKALKNHMWIPGQEGRAQANWNYAWYNNPWFGAEYYKNQNRTNIINAQTGLEYKATQDLSVKGKVSLVENHSKTEILSPYSYFNYSAPRSGGYILKDNKTWNLNYDVLATYKKKISENFDFTINAGGSAFYFKNNNNERSTDGLITPEVYTFENSIGALKNYTYLKEKLIYSAYSTIDIGLYNAFFINISGRNDWSSTLPKANRSYFYPSASISAVISNLVKLPESINMLKLSASWAKVAYDFQPYSIRNYYLNNEGITFNGNPTSYYPTTLNVENSLKPEQTKSYELGLSAGFLNNRITLDATYFRTLDYNNILEFPAAESSGFTSQYVNGNEYTTKGFEVSLGLVPIKTSDFTWKTLINWSTYEQKLTSIYDNMPNYKNIKLGERMDSYYDYTWQKSPDGKVILDVNSGMPTRANTPSNLGHFNPDWTFGFNNTFKYKKFSLNIGIDGSIGGVMRSQVVEKMWWGGKHPNSVAYRDLEYANPGTYYFVPDGVNYNPATGLYTPHTKAISFQDWAQNYPYQARVTQDESEEFANVFDRTFIKLRSVVLEYDFSSLLNPKGMVKGFTANISAYNLAMWKKSKNLYSDPDFQIRSGRSGDIANDIQDPSSRWFGIGFNLKF, encoded by the coding sequence ATGAAGAAGACTCTAGCTACTTTTGCCGTTTTTTTACTTCCTCTATATTTTTCCGCACAGGAAATCAATATTTCCGGAAATGTAAAATCAGAAAACGGCTCTAGTGTTTCCGGTGTAAACATCACTGATAAAAATACAGGAAAGACTGCCACTACAGATGAAAATGGTAATTTTACCATTTCTGCAAACCCGAAAGACATTCTTGAGTTTTTTGCTCCTGATTTTTCTGTTTATACCGTTGAGGTTTCTTCAAAAAAACAGTATTCTGTTGTCTTAAAAAAGCCAAACGAAAAGCAGATTGAAGGGGTTGTCATCACCGCATTAGGTATTGCCAAGAAGAAAGAAAAAATCGGTTATTCTACTCAGGAAGTGGGAACCAAACAGTTTGAAACCATTACAACACCGAGTATTGGTAATTTATTCTCAGGACAGGTTGCCGGTCTGAGTGTTTCCAATCCGACAGGAATGCAGCAGGCACCACAATTTACCTTGAGAGGAAATTCCAATGTAGTTTTTGTGATTGACGGAGTAATTGTAGAAAAGGAAGTTTTTCAGAATTTAGATCCAAACAATATTGAGAATATCAATGTACTGAAAGGTGCCACTGCTTCTGCACTGTATGGTTCCAGAGGCCGTTACGGAGCTGTTTTAATAACAACAAAAACAGCTAAGAAGAAAGGATTCTCTGTAGAGTTTTCTCAGAACACCATGATTACGGCAGGATTTACCAATCTTCCAAAAACCCAAACGGAATACGGAAACGGATCTCATGGAAAGTACGAATTCTGGGATGGAGCCGATGGCGGGGTGAATGACGGGGATATGATCTGGGGACCAAAATTCGTTCCTGGTTTACAAATTGCCCAATGGAACAGCCCGATCAGAGATAAAGTAACAGGACAGGTAATTCCATGGTATGGAGCAGTGACAGGAACTCAATATGATAATAAATCAAGGTATGAAAGAGTTCCCATTGACTGGAAATACCACGATAACTTAAGCACATTCTTAAAGCCTGCGGTTATCAACAACAATAATTTCGCCATAAGCTATAGAAATAATAAAGATATCTACAGGTTTTCAGGAAACTTCATGAACTACGATGACAGAGTTCCGAATTCTTATCTTCAAAAATATGGGCTCAACTTTTCGTCTGAAAACCATTTGGGGGATAAATTAATCTTTAATACGAAATTCAATTTCAATCAGGCTTTTACGCCTAATGTCCCTAACTACGATTACAACCCAAGCGGACATATGTATACCATTCTGATCTGGATGGGAGGCGACGTAGATGGAAAGGCACTGAAAAATCATATGTGGATTCCCGGACAAGAAGGAAGAGCACAGGCCAACTGGAACTATGCATGGTACAACAACCCATGGTTCGGCGCTGAGTATTATAAAAATCAGAACAGAACGAATATCATCAATGCTCAGACAGGATTAGAATATAAGGCTACTCAGGATCTTTCAGTAAAAGGGAAAGTATCCCTCGTGGAAAACCACAGCAAAACGGAAATACTAAGTCCTTATTCTTATTTCAATTACAGTGCGCCAAGAAGTGGAGGATATATTCTGAAAGATAATAAAACATGGAATCTTAACTATGATGTTCTGGCTACTTACAAGAAAAAGATATCTGAAAACTTTGATTTCACAATCAATGCAGGAGGTTCAGCTTTTTATTTCAAAAACAATAACAATGAAAGATCTACGGACGGATTGATAACTCCTGAAGTATACACATTTGAAAACTCTATCGGAGCGCTTAAAAATTATACCTATCTGAAGGAAAAGTTGATTTATAGTGCTTATTCAACGATTGATATCGGATTGTACAATGCTTTCTTCATCAATATTTCAGGACGTAATGACTGGTCTTCTACCCTTCCTAAGGCCAACAGATCTTACTTCTACCCTTCTGCATCCATCAGTGCTGTTATTTCAAACCTGGTAAAATTACCTGAGTCTATCAATATGTTGAAGCTTTCTGCTTCATGGGCTAAAGTGGCGTATGATTTCCAGCCTTATTCCATCAGAAATTATTATCTGAATAATGAGGGAATTACATTCAACGGAAATCCTACTTCTTATTATCCTACCACGCTGAATGTAGAAAACTCTCTGAAACCTGAACAGACAAAATCTTATGAGCTAGGATTAAGTGCCGGCTTCCTGAACAACAGGATTACTTTAGATGCTACTTATTTCAGAACATTAGATTATAATAACATTCTTGAATTCCCGGCTGCTGAATCATCAGGTTTCACTTCACAATATGTAAACGGAAATGAATATACTACGAAAGGATTTGAAGTTTCGTTAGGTTTAGTTCCCATAAAAACCTCTGATTTCACCTGGAAAACCTTGATCAACTGGAGTACATATGAGCAAAAGCTTACTTCCATTTATGATAATATGCCGAACTACAAAAATATTAAGTTAGGCGAAAGAATGGACAGTTATTATGACTATACATGGCAAAAGTCTCCGGACGGAAAAGTAATTCTTGATGTCAATTCAGGAATGCCGACAAGAGCCAATACCCCAAGTAACCTTGGACATTTCAATCCGGACTGGACTTTTGGTTTCAACAACACGTTTAAATACAAAAAATTCTCTTTAAATATAGGAATTGATGGAAGCATCGGAGGTGTGATGAGGTCGCAGGTTGTTGAGAAGATGTGGTGGGGAGGAAAACATCCTAATTCTGTAGCGTACAGAGATCTTGAATATGCCAATCCGGGAACATATTATTTTGTGCCGGATGGAGTTAATTACAATCCTGCTACCGGTCTTTATACTCCACACACAAAAGCTATCAGTTTCCAGGACTGGGCACAGAATTATCCATACCAGGCAAGGGTAACGCAGGATGAAAGTGAAGAGTTTGCCAACGTTTTTGACAGAACTTTCATCAAGCTGAGATCTGTAGTATTGGAGTATGATTTTTCTTCGCTGCTTAATCCGAAAGGGATGGTGAAAGGTTTCACTGCCAATATTTCTGCCTACAACTTAGCCATGTGGAAAAAATCGAAGAACCTTTACTCCGATCCGGATTTCCAGATAAGATCAGGTAGAAGTGGAGATATCGCTAATGATATCCAGGATCCGTCCAGCAGATGGTTCGGAATCGGATTTAATCTTAAGTTTTAA
- a CDS encoding SDR family oxidoreductase, with protein MTIIITGTSSGIGFALAEYFGKKGHKVYGLSRKHTESEYFRSIPTDVTDNTAVQNAIAEVLKTESRIDVLINNAGMGMVGAVEDSTKEDILKLFSLNLAGPVQMMSAVLPKMREHKFGKIINVSSIGSEMGLPFRGFYSASKSALDKVTEAMRYEVYPWNIEVCSLHLGDIKTNIADNRVIAQVSQPYKNVFDKVYALMNSHVNDGTEPLEVAEYIEKLLAKNKWKAHYYFGKFGQKIGVPLKWILPQGTYENLMKKYNKLDKN; from the coding sequence ATGACCATCATTATTACAGGAACCTCATCAGGGATCGGGTTTGCATTGGCCGAATATTTTGGTAAAAAAGGGCATAAAGTATACGGATTAAGCAGAAAGCATACAGAAAGTGAGTATTTCAGATCTATACCCACTGATGTTACCGATAACACAGCCGTTCAGAATGCTATCGCTGAGGTTTTAAAAACAGAATCCAGAATTGATGTTCTGATCAATAATGCTGGAATGGGAATGGTAGGAGCAGTAGAAGATTCTACGAAAGAAGATATTTTAAAATTGTTCAGCCTAAATCTTGCCGGACCTGTACAGATGATGAGCGCTGTTCTTCCGAAAATGCGTGAACACAAATTTGGGAAGATCATCAATGTTTCCAGCATCGGAAGTGAGATGGGTCTGCCTTTCCGCGGATTTTATTCGGCTTCAAAATCTGCGCTGGATAAAGTAACGGAAGCGATGAGGTATGAAGTTTATCCTTGGAATATTGAAGTATGTTCACTGCATTTGGGAGATATCAAAACCAATATTGCAGACAACAGAGTTATTGCACAAGTTTCCCAACCTTATAAAAATGTTTTTGATAAAGTATATGCTCTGATGAACTCTCATGTGAACGATGGAACTGAACCTTTGGAAGTTGCAGAATACATTGAAAAACTTTTAGCAAAAAATAAGTGGAAAGCTCATTATTATTTTGGTAAATTCGGGCAGAAAATCGGGGTTCCTTTGAAATGGATTCTTCCACAGGGAACTTATGAGAATTTAATGAAAAAATATAATAAACTGGATAAAAATTAG